Proteins from a genomic interval of Desulforegulaceae bacterium:
- the argF gene encoding ornithine carbamoyltransferase, which translates to MKKDLLHLGELKKEELNFFIKRAIELKSRFKKGIIDRPFISKTMALIFDKASTRTRVSFEVAFAQLGGHPMFLSSGATQMSRSEPVKDTARVLERYCDILVIRTYGQELVEEFAKHSKIPVINALTDIYHPCQILSDLMTAAEHKGGIDNLSNLKFTWIGDGNNVAHSWINAAKILGFELSLAIPKSYDPDKEIFENAVKVNKNIKIFRDPKEAVKNADIIYTDVWASMGQEKEQKEREKVFKNFCVDSSLLSHAAKDCSVMHCLPAHRGEEISDEVMEGNQSIIFDEAENKLHMHKAILDIFITNNLKQQQR; encoded by the coding sequence TTGAAAAAGGATCTGCTTCATTTAGGAGAATTAAAAAAAGAAGAGCTTAATTTTTTTATTAAAAGAGCTATTGAGCTGAAGTCAAGGTTTAAAAAAGGTATAATAGACAGGCCTTTTATTTCAAAAACAATGGCACTTATTTTTGATAAGGCCTCCACAAGAACAAGAGTTTCCTTTGAAGTTGCTTTTGCCCAGCTTGGCGGACATCCTATGTTTTTAAGCTCGGGGGCAACCCAGATGAGCAGAAGTGAGCCTGTTAAAGATACAGCAAGGGTTCTTGAAAGATATTGTGATATTCTTGTTATAAGAACCTATGGTCAGGAACTAGTTGAAGAATTTGCAAAGCATAGCAAAATTCCTGTTATAAATGCTCTTACAGATATTTATCATCCCTGCCAGATTTTAAGTGATTTAATGACTGCTGCAGAGCATAAAGGCGGAATTGATAATCTTTCAAATCTTAAGTTTACATGGATTGGGGATGGAAATAATGTTGCTCATTCATGGATAAATGCTGCTAAGATTTTAGGCTTTGAATTAAGCCTTGCAATCCCAAAAAGCTATGATCCTGATAAAGAAATTTTTGAAAATGCAGTTAAAGTAAATAAAAATATAAAAATTTTCAGAGATCCAAAAGAAGCTGTAAAAAATGCAGATATAATTTATACAGATGTCTGGGCAAGCATGGGACAGGAAAAAGAACAAAAAGAAAGAGAAAAGGTTTTTAAAAACTTTTGTGTTGATTCCAGTCTTTTAAGCCATGCAGCAAAAGATTGTTCTGTAATGCATTGTCTTCCAGCCCATAGAGGTGAGGAAATAAGTGATGAAGTAATGGAGGGAAACCAGTCAATAATTTTTGATGAAGCAGAAAACAAACTTCATATGCACAAAGCTATTCTGGATATTTTTATTACTAATAATTTAAAACAACAACAGAGGTAA
- a CDS encoding aspartate aminotransferase family protein — MSELIEVSDSNIANTYARYPFMIERGEGLKIYDEKGRSFYDFFSGISVCSLGHCHPEVVEAVKNQAEKLFHVSNLYYTLPQTNLSKKLVDSSFADRVFFANSGAEANEAAIKLARKYGCDNYGIHKNKIITFLNSFHGRTLGTIAATGQDKIKKGFAPIPEGFDYAVFNDIESVKKLVSEKTCAIMLEPVQGEGGIIPADKKFLKDLRKLCDKNHILLIFDEIQTGVGRTGKLFCYENYDVIPDIMTLAKALGNGMPIGCMLASNHVMQSFGPGSHGTTFGGNPISCAAADKVLEIIQRDNLCEKALEKGRYLLDLMMKLKEKHKFIKDVRGLGLLIGVELDKNIEVESLVKKFYEKGFLINIIQGHIIRLSPPLIIDNETIEMFAKTADIVFGEL; from the coding sequence ATGTCAGAATTGATTGAAGTTTCAGATTCAAATATTGCCAATACATACGCACGTTATCCTTTTATGATAGAGCGGGGTGAAGGTCTTAAAATTTATGATGAAAAAGGCCGCTCATTTTATGATTTTTTTTCAGGTATTTCAGTATGCAGCCTTGGTCATTGTCATCCTGAAGTTGTGGAAGCTGTAAAAAATCAGGCTGAAAAGCTTTTTCATGTTTCAAATCTTTATTATACATTGCCCCAGACAAATCTTTCTAAAAAGCTGGTTGATTCAAGTTTTGCAGACAGGGTTTTTTTTGCAAATTCAGGAGCTGAAGCAAATGAAGCTGCAATTAAACTTGCAAGAAAATACGGCTGTGACAATTATGGAATTCATAAAAATAAAATTATAACTTTTTTAAATTCATTTCATGGAAGAACCCTTGGAACCATAGCAGCAACAGGTCAGGATAAAATCAAAAAAGGTTTTGCTCCAATTCCGGAAGGTTTTGATTACGCTGTTTTCAATGATATTGAATCTGTAAAAAAACTTGTAAGTGAAAAAACATGTGCAATTATGCTCGAGCCTGTTCAGGGTGAGGGCGGAATAATACCTGCTGATAAAAAATTTTTAAAAGATCTTAGAAAACTTTGTGACAAAAATCATATTTTACTTATTTTTGATGAAATCCAAACAGGGGTTGGAAGAACAGGCAAGCTTTTTTGTTATGAAAATTATGATGTAATTCCAGATATAATGACCCTTGCCAAGGCTCTTGGAAATGGAATGCCAATTGGTTGTATGCTTGCTTCCAACCATGTAATGCAGTCCTTTGGCCCAGGCTCCCATGGCACTACTTTTGGAGGCAATCCAATTTCATGTGCAGCAGCAGATAAAGTGCTTGAAATTATACAACGGGACAATTTGTGTGAAAAAGCTTTGGAAAAAGGAAGATATTTACTTGATTTAATGATGAAATTAAAGGAAAAACATAAGTTCATCAAAGATGTCAGGGGACTTGGTCTTTTAATTGGGGTTGAACTTGATAAAAATATTGAGGTGGAATCCCTTGTAAAAAAGTTTTATGAAAAAGGTTTTTTAATAAACATAATTCAAGGACATATAATAAGACTTTCTCCGCCTTTAATAATAGATAATGAAACAATTGAGATGTTTGCAAAAACTGCAGACATTGTTTTTGGGGAACTTTAA
- the argB gene encoding acetylglutamate kinase — protein sequence MTDTIFDSGSPAKVSDILVEALPYIRKFAGMTIVIKYGGHAMVDKKLKHDFAKDITLLKFIGINPVVVHGGGPQINNVLKRMGIETKFIKGMRFTDEETMDVVEMVLGGKVNKSIVTLISGEGGKCVGLTGKDGGLILAEKMQIFQKSDENKPPEILDPGMVGRVVEIRPEIITTLSDKGFIPVIAPVGVGKNGETYNINADIVASEVASALGAGRLILMTDVDGVLDKNKNLISSIDSIKAKEMIDSEEIVGGMIPKIECALKAVESGVSKAQIINGTKSHAILLELFTNQGIGTEVFSCQN from the coding sequence ATGACAGATACAATTTTTGATTCAGGCTCACCTGCAAAGGTTTCTGATATACTGGTTGAAGCTTTGCCATACATCAGAAAATTTGCAGGCATGACAATAGTTATAAAATATGGCGGTCATGCCATGGTAGATAAAAAATTAAAGCATGATTTTGCAAAAGATATTACTCTTTTAAAGTTTATCGGGATAAATCCTGTAGTTGTTCATGGAGGCGGTCCCCAGATTAACAATGTTTTAAAAAGAATGGGAATTGAAACAAAGTTTATCAAAGGAATGAGATTTACCGATGAAGAAACCATGGATGTTGTTGAAATGGTTTTGGGCGGAAAGGTGAACAAATCAATAGTAACCCTTATTTCGGGCGAAGGCGGAAAATGTGTTGGGCTTACAGGAAAAGACGGAGGACTTATTCTTGCTGAAAAAATGCAGATTTTTCAAAAATCAGATGAAAATAAACCTCCTGAAATTTTAGATCCGGGAATGGTTGGACGTGTTGTTGAAATAAGACCTGAAATTATAACAACTCTTTCAGATAAAGGATTTATTCCTGTAATAGCGCCTGTTGGAGTTGGTAAAAACGGTGAAACATATAATATAAATGCTGATATTGTTGCGTCTGAAGTAGCTTCAGCCCTTGGTGCGGGAAGACTTATTCTTATGACAGATGTTGACGGTGTTTTAGATAAAAATAAAAATCTTATTTCATCAATAGACTCAATTAAAGCCAAGGAAATGATAGATTCAGAAGAAATTGTCGGGGGTATGATTCCAAAAATTGAATGTGCTTTAAAAGCCGTTGAATCAGGAGTTTCGAAAGCTCAGATTATAAACGGAACAAAAAGCCATGCTATTTTATTAGAGCTTTTTACTAACCAGGGTATAGGTACAGAGGTGTTTTCATGTCAGAATTGA